One Methylomonas sp. LL1 DNA window includes the following coding sequences:
- a CDS encoding dienelactone hydrolase family protein — protein MARKTADDFHPETLQIFDKYVHGDISRRDFLSSIPKYALLGLSAEALLEALNPNFAEAQQINGNDPRITARYVEYPSPQGNGRIRGYLVQPAKFSGKLPTVLVIHENRGLNPHIEDIARRLALENFIAFAPDALFTLGGYPGDEDKARELFQKLDKNKTQADFLAAAQALKHLPAGNGKVGAVGFCYGGGIVNYLATKIPDLAAAVPFYGGQPPVETVANIKAPLLIHYAGTDDRINAGWPAYEAALQKAGVNYEAHIYPGVQHGFNNDTTPRYDAATAKLAWDRSVGFFNVYLRNN, from the coding sequence ATGGCACGCAAAACGGCGGATGACTTTCATCCGGAAACATTGCAAATTTTCGACAAATACGTCCACGGCGACATTTCACGGCGAGATTTCTTATCTTCGATTCCTAAATACGCGTTGCTCGGACTTAGCGCGGAAGCCTTGTTGGAGGCTTTGAATCCTAACTTTGCCGAAGCCCAGCAAATCAACGGTAACGACCCGCGCATCACAGCCCGCTATGTGGAATATCCCTCCCCCCAAGGCAACGGCAGGATACGCGGCTATCTGGTGCAGCCGGCAAAATTCAGCGGCAAACTGCCGACGGTATTGGTCATTCACGAAAACCGGGGCCTGAACCCACACATCGAAGACATTGCTAGACGCTTGGCCTTGGAAAACTTCATTGCCTTTGCCCCGGATGCTCTATTCACATTGGGCGGTTATCCGGGGGACGAAGATAAGGCCCGAGAATTGTTTCAAAAACTGGATAAAAACAAAACCCAGGCCGATTTTCTTGCGGCGGCACAAGCCTTGAAACACTTGCCCGCCGGTAACGGTAAAGTGGGAGCGGTAGGCTTTTGCTACGGCGGCGGCATTGTGAACTACCTGGCAACCAAAATTCCCGACCTGGCTGCGGCAGTCCCTTTTTACGGCGGCCAACCGCCCGTCGAAACGGTCGCCAATATCAAGGCTCCATTATTGATTCATTATGCCGGTACCGATGATCGTATCAACGCCGGCTGGCCGGCTTATGAAGCCGCTCTACAAAAAGCCGGCGTCAATTACGAGGCCCACATCTATCCTGGCGTGCAACACGGTTTCAACAACGACACCACGCCACGCTACGACGCCGCCACCGCGAAACTGGCCTGGGATCGCAGCGTCGGCTTTTTTAACGTCTACCTGCGCAATAATTAA
- a CDS encoding cytochrome b/b6 domain-containing protein, producing the protein MTTSIPVWDWPLRLFHWLLALAVTGAYLTGSLGGSLTDWHNHFGKLTVGLLVFRLIWGFAGNSHARFANFLPTPANISRYLNGEWREHGHNPLGAMAVFTILMLLTTLALTGLFANDDIGFEGPLYALVDKAFSDKLSGWHDSLVTPLLILLGLHLSAISFYHFAKGIDLIKPMLTGNKQVNHQTPPQVSVQGADGLTILGALVLPVLLTALIWHGAG; encoded by the coding sequence ATGACAACATCGATTCCGGTGTGGGACTGGCCGTTGCGCCTGTTTCATTGGTTGCTGGCCTTAGCGGTTACCGGCGCTTACCTCACCGGCAGCCTGGGCGGCTCGTTGACGGATTGGCATAACCACTTCGGCAAATTAACCGTCGGCCTGTTAGTGTTCAGGTTGATCTGGGGGTTTGCCGGCAATAGTCATGCCCGATTCGCCAATTTTCTGCCAACGCCGGCCAACATTTCCCGCTACCTCAACGGCGAATGGCGGGAACATGGACACAATCCGCTCGGCGCCATGGCGGTTTTCACGATACTGATGTTATTGACCACCTTGGCGCTAACAGGCCTGTTTGCCAACGACGACATCGGCTTCGAAGGTCCACTATATGCGTTGGTCGACAAGGCATTCAGCGACAAATTGAGCGGTTGGCACGATAGCCTAGTGACTCCGTTGCTGATTCTGCTGGGTCTACACCTTAGCGCGATTAGCTTCTACCATTTTGCCAAGGGCATCGATCTGATCAAGCCGATGTTGACCGGCAACAAACAGGTCAACCACCAAACCCCGCCGCAGGTATCCGTTCAAGGTGCCGACGGGCTAACCATACTCGGCGCTCTGGTTCTTCCCGTGTTACTGACCGCGCTGATCTGGCATGGCGCCGGCTAA
- a CDS encoding c-type cytochrome gives MKQKLALTLTLGAMATGALAGPLEDQIRFRQSAYGFLGWNAGKIKAQTGDHPETYNKEQVIAAANAIAAVANSGLLELYGPGSDKGTGWKATRLKAEFFEKQDEVKQIEASFIAEANLLQTVAASGDVAEIKAQFGKVGATCKSCHDLIRVRE, from the coding sequence ATGAAACAAAAACTCGCCCTAACCTTGACCTTGGGCGCGATGGCCACCGGTGCCTTGGCCGGGCCGCTTGAAGATCAAATTCGTTTTCGTCAATCGGCCTACGGCTTTTTAGGCTGGAACGCCGGCAAAATCAAGGCACAAACCGGCGATCATCCGGAAACCTACAATAAGGAACAAGTGATTGCGGCGGCCAATGCGATTGCCGCCGTGGCGAATTCAGGTTTGTTGGAATTGTACGGTCCCGGTTCGGACAAAGGCACCGGCTGGAAGGCCACCCGCTTGAAAGCGGAATTTTTCGAGAAACAGGACGAAGTCAAGCAGATTGAAGCCAGCTTTATCGCCGAAGCCAATCTACTGCAAACAGTAGCCGCCAGCGGCGATGTGGCAGAGATCAAAGCCCAATTCGGCAAAGTTGGGGCAACCTGTAAAAGTTGCCACGACTTGATTCGAGTCAGGGAATAA
- a CDS encoding sigma-54 interaction domain-containing protein yields the protein MDTVFKPAFSDANGTHASSLLAFDEQQSRSLALSVRATALVFEDPVSRRLLEQIERIAPSDATVLIIGETGTGKELVARHIHALSARGGNTFGALNCAALSENLIESELFGHEKGAFTGAISSKEGWFETAHKGSLFLDEVGDLPLGLQAKLLRVLQEREVVKVGSRQPVPIDVRIIAATNVNLEEAVAAQHFRADLYYRFNVAAIQLAPLRDRPGDILPLTHHFLKMYADRLGYGEVKLSQAAEQALLNYDWPGNIRELENAVHRALLVCPGNCLRPEDFKLSGIRVAEQSQTVSTASLESSLYRLFDQAPPKLFEVIEETVIRSAFEFCENNQVQTARLLDISRNVLRHKLGLYGMLPNSQNKLVEKEVA from the coding sequence ATGGATACTGTTTTCAAACCTGCTTTTAGCGATGCCAATGGCACTCATGCATCTTCGTTACTGGCTTTCGACGAACAGCAGTCCCGCTCATTGGCACTCTCGGTTAGGGCCACCGCCTTGGTATTCGAAGACCCGGTATCGCGCCGGCTGCTGGAGCAAATCGAACGCATTGCACCCAGCGATGCGACGGTGCTGATCATCGGCGAGACCGGCACCGGCAAGGAATTGGTGGCCCGGCATATTCACGCGCTCAGCGCGCGCGGCGGCAACACCTTCGGCGCGCTGAACTGTGCCGCGCTCAGCGAAAATCTGATCGAAAGCGAATTGTTCGGTCACGAAAAGGGCGCATTCACCGGTGCGATTTCCAGCAAGGAAGGTTGGTTCGAAACCGCCCACAAAGGCAGTCTATTCTTGGACGAAGTGGGCGACTTGCCGCTGGGGCTGCAAGCCAAGTTATTGCGAGTATTGCAAGAGCGGGAAGTGGTCAAAGTCGGCTCAAGACAGCCGGTGCCGATTGATGTGCGCATTATTGCCGCTACCAACGTCAATCTGGAAGAGGCGGTTGCGGCCCAGCATTTTCGCGCCGACTTGTATTACCGGTTTAATGTGGCGGCCATCCAGTTGGCGCCGTTGCGGGATCGCCCCGGCGACATCTTGCCGTTGACTCACCATTTTCTGAAAATGTATGCCGATAGGCTGGGTTATGGCGAGGTGAAATTATCCCAGGCCGCCGAACAGGCATTGTTGAATTACGATTGGCCCGGCAATATTCGAGAACTGGAAAATGCCGTGCATCGGGCATTGTTGGTTTGCCCCGGTAATTGCCTGCGGCCGGAGGATTTCAAGCTGTCCGGCATTAGGGTTGCCGAGCAAAGCCAAACGGTTTCTACCGCATCCTTGGAAAGTTCGTTGTACCGCCTGTTTGATCAAGCACCGCCAAAATTATTCGAAGTCATCGAAGAAACCGTAATTCGCTCGGCTTTCGAATTTTGCGAAAACAATCAGGTGCAAACCGCGCGCTTGCTTGATATCAGCCGCAATGTATTAAGACATAAGCTTGGCCTTTACGGCATGCTGCCGAACAGCCAAAACAAATTGGTGGAAAAGGAAGTCGCCTGA
- the cysK gene encoding cysteine synthase A, whose product MAHWYPDNSQSIGNTPLVKLNRITDGAPATVLAKIEGRNPAYSVKCRIGAAMINNAQQRGLLGPGKELIEPTSGNTGIALAFVAAARGIPLTLTMPDTMSLERRKLLVAYGAKLILTEGAKGMKGAIAKAEEIAASDPGRYVLLQQFKNPANPQIHEHTTGPEIWKDSDGAIDILVSGVGTGGTITGVSRYIKLTQLKPIVSIAVEPEASPVLSQYRSGLEIVPGPHKIQGIGAGFVPDVLDLSLVDAVEQVSNDDAIAYARRLAREEGILAGISCGAAVAVAVRVAKRPENIGKTIVVILPDSGERYLSSVLFEGLFDASGVAV is encoded by the coding sequence ATGGCTCACTGGTACCCTGACAATTCACAATCAATCGGCAACACTCCCCTGGTAAAACTCAACCGGATTACCGATGGCGCGCCGGCGACGGTGTTGGCAAAAATAGAGGGCCGCAATCCGGCTTATTCGGTCAAATGCCGAATCGGCGCGGCAATGATCAACAATGCTCAACAGCGCGGGTTACTCGGGCCAGGCAAGGAATTGATAGAACCGACCAGCGGCAATACCGGCATCGCTCTGGCTTTTGTCGCCGCCGCGCGCGGTATCCCGCTGACACTGACCATGCCCGACACCATGAGCCTGGAGCGGCGCAAATTGCTGGTGGCCTACGGCGCCAAACTGATATTGACCGAAGGCGCCAAGGGCATGAAGGGCGCCATCGCCAAAGCCGAGGAAATCGCCGCTTCCGACCCCGGTCGCTATGTGCTGTTGCAACAGTTCAAAAACCCGGCGAACCCGCAAATTCACGAACACACCACCGGCCCGGAAATCTGGAAAGACAGCGACGGCGCCATCGATATATTGGTATCCGGCGTCGGTACCGGCGGCACCATTACCGGCGTATCCCGGTATATCAAACTCACCCAGCTCAAGCCTATCGTCTCGATCGCGGTGGAACCCGAAGCCAGCCCGGTGTTGAGCCAATACCGCTCGGGCCTGGAAATTGTCCCAGGCCCGCACAAGATTCAAGGCATCGGCGCGGGATTCGTTCCCGACGTGCTGGATTTATCCTTGGTCGATGCCGTCGAGCAAGTCAGCAACGATGATGCCATAGCCTATGCCCGGCGACTTGCGCGCGAGGAAGGCATATTGGCCGGCATATCCTGCGGCGCGGCCGTAGCCGTTGCGGTCCGAGTCGCCAAACGCCCCGAAAACATCGGCAAAACCATCGTCGTGATACTGCCGGATTCGGGTGAGCGCTATTTAAGCTCGGTGTTATTCGAGGGGCTATTCGATGCATCCGGAGTGGCGGTATGA
- the epsC gene encoding serine O-acetyltransferase EpsC, translated as MSDFAVSWGVDALVEQLRTLRLQSLEHRQRREHPPKLPSKKILSQIVDKLGAVLFPNRLGMPDLNDEGIDYFVGHTLDSLLKQLNKQITLELKFVAEQQGASADVQSQSRQITGQFAAQLPAIRLLLDSDIQAAYEGDPAASSADEVLVCYPGITAMIHHRIAHTLYRLGAPLVARVITEIAHSATGIDIHPGAEIGDSFFIDHGTGVVIGETAVIGKRVRLYQAVTLGAKRFAKDENGLLVKGNIRHPIVEDDVVIYAGATILGRITIGRGSVIGGNVWLTHSVAPGSHISQGQTRNELFTEGGGI; from the coding sequence ATGAGTGATTTTGCAGTGTCCTGGGGCGTCGATGCTTTAGTCGAGCAACTCAGAACGCTCAGATTGCAATCGCTGGAACACAGACAACGCCGTGAGCATCCACCCAAATTGCCGTCGAAAAAAATACTGAGTCAAATAGTCGACAAGCTGGGGGCCGTGCTGTTTCCCAACCGCCTGGGAATGCCGGACCTGAACGACGAAGGTATCGACTACTTCGTCGGCCACACCCTGGACAGCCTGCTCAAGCAATTGAATAAGCAAATCACCCTGGAATTGAAGTTCGTCGCCGAACAACAAGGTGCATCGGCCGACGTGCAATCACAATCCAGACAAATCACTGGCCAGTTTGCCGCGCAATTGCCTGCCATTAGGCTGTTGCTCGATAGCGATATTCAGGCCGCCTACGAAGGCGATCCCGCGGCATCGAGCGCCGACGAGGTTTTGGTGTGTTATCCCGGCATCACGGCGATGATTCATCACCGCATCGCCCATACCTTGTATCGGCTGGGCGCTCCGCTGGTGGCGCGCGTCATTACCGAAATCGCCCATTCGGCCACCGGCATCGACATCCATCCCGGCGCCGAAATCGGCGATAGTTTCTTCATCGATCACGGCACGGGTGTCGTCATCGGCGAAACCGCCGTCATCGGCAAGCGCGTTCGTCTGTATCAGGCTGTCACATTGGGCGCCAAACGCTTTGCCAAGGATGAAAACGGCCTATTGGTCAAAGGCAATATCCGCCATCCCATCGTCGAAGACGATGTGGTGATTTACGCCGGCGCCACAATTCTGGGCCGTATCACCATAGGCCGGGGCTCAGTGATTGGCGGCAATGTCTGGTTGACGCATAGCGTTGCTCCCGGCAGCCATATCAGCCAGGGCCAAACCCGAAACGAACTATTCACCGAAGGCGGCGGGATTTGA
- a CDS encoding family 2A encapsulin nanocompartment shell protein → MSDIHEAHTALGDVAARTLSNATKTVPMMGTITPRWLVHLLQWVPVEAGIYRVNRVKSDTSITVDCSSLDEKVLPQTFVDYEEWGREYRLNAVNTVLDVHTRVADLYSSPHNQIHEQLRLTIETVKERQESELINNAEYGLLNNVAPSQKVQTRKGSPTPDDLDELIARVWKEPAFFLAHPRAIAAFGREATRRGTPPPTVSLFGSQFLTWRGLPLIPTDKLKITNGKSNILLLRTGESRQGVVGLYQPNLTDELSMGLSVRFMGINHKAIASYLVSLYCSLAVLTEDAIGVLENVEVDNYYDYT, encoded by the coding sequence ATGTCCGATATTCATGAAGCCCATACCGCGTTAGGCGACGTCGCCGCGCGCACCTTATCGAACGCTACCAAAACCGTGCCCATGATGGGCACCATCACCCCGCGCTGGCTGGTGCACCTGTTGCAATGGGTGCCGGTCGAAGCGGGTATTTACCGGGTCAACCGGGTCAAAAGCGATACCAGCATTACCGTCGATTGCTCCAGCCTGGACGAAAAAGTCCTGCCGCAAACCTTCGTCGATTACGAGGAATGGGGCCGCGAATACCGCCTGAACGCGGTCAACACCGTGCTGGACGTGCATACACGCGTGGCCGATTTGTACAGCAGCCCGCACAACCAAATCCACGAACAGCTGCGTCTGACCATCGAAACGGTCAAGGAACGCCAAGAAAGCGAGTTGATCAACAACGCCGAATATGGCTTGCTGAACAACGTGGCACCTTCGCAAAAAGTGCAAACCCGCAAGGGCTCTCCTACCCCTGACGATCTGGACGAGTTGATCGCCCGCGTTTGGAAGGAGCCCGCGTTCTTCCTGGCCCATCCGCGCGCCATCGCCGCCTTCGGCCGCGAAGCCACCCGCCGAGGTACGCCGCCGCCGACCGTTTCCTTGTTCGGCTCCCAGTTCCTGACCTGGCGAGGCCTGCCGTTGATTCCGACCGACAAACTGAAAATTACCAATGGCAAATCCAATATTCTGTTACTGCGCACCGGTGAAAGCCGCCAAGGTGTAGTCGGATTGTATCAACCAAATCTGACCGACGAACTGAGCATGGGCTTGTCGGTACGTTTCATGGGCATCAACCACAAGGCCATTGCCTCTTACCTGGTGTCGCTGTACTGCTCGCTGGCGGTATTGACCGAAGACGCCATTGGCGTTTTGGAGAACGTCGAAGTGGACAACTACTATGACTACACATAA